Proteins from a genomic interval of Actinoalloteichus hymeniacidonis:
- a CDS encoding TrmH family RNA methyltransferase, whose amino-acid sequence MAHWTLISDPDSSEVDDFRDLSAADRRPDRPGGRGLVIAEGTVVVRRLLASPYPVRAVLGVERRVADLMPDLADRDIPAFVTSAEVMAEIVGFHLNRGVLAVADRAPQPTAEELMASARTLAVLEGIGDHENLGALFRNAAALGIDGVLIGAGCSDPLYRRSVRVSMGHVLRVPFAELRPWPEGLELLRDAGFRIAALTPDASALPLSHFELASGKGAVLLGSEGPGLTDEAMDWADLRVRIPMAGDVDSLNVATAAAIAFHHLGVFPEPAEYRSH is encoded by the coding sequence GTGGCGCATTGGACCCTGATCTCCGACCCCGACAGCTCCGAGGTGGACGACTTCCGCGATCTCTCCGCAGCCGATCGCAGACCGGATCGGCCGGGCGGTAGAGGGCTGGTGATCGCCGAGGGAACCGTGGTCGTGCGCAGGCTGTTGGCGTCGCCCTACCCGGTGCGGGCGGTCCTCGGCGTCGAACGGCGGGTCGCGGATCTGATGCCCGATCTCGCCGACCGCGACATCCCGGCGTTCGTCACCTCCGCCGAGGTGATGGCCGAGATCGTGGGCTTCCACCTCAACCGGGGCGTGCTCGCGGTAGCCGATCGGGCACCGCAGCCCACGGCGGAGGAGCTCATGGCCAGCGCGCGCACCCTCGCCGTGCTGGAGGGCATCGGGGACCACGAGAACCTGGGCGCCCTGTTCCGCAATGCCGCCGCGCTGGGGATCGACGGGGTATTGATCGGGGCCGGTTGCTCCGATCCGCTCTACCGACGCAGCGTCCGCGTCTCGATGGGACACGTACTGCGGGTGCCCTTCGCCGAGCTTCGGCCCTGGCCGGAGGGCCTCGAACTGCTGCGGGACGCCGGTTTCCGGATCGCGGCGCTGACCCCCGACGCCTCCGCGCTGCCGCTCTCCCACTTCGAGCTGGCCAGCGGCAAGGGCGCCGTGCTGCTCGGCTCCGAGGGGCCGGGGCTCACCGACGAGGCGATGGACTGGGCCGACCTCCGAGTGCGGATCCCGATGGCGGGCGACGTCGACTCGCTCAACGTGGCCACGGCGGCGGCCATCGCCTTCCACCACCTCGGAGTGTTCCCGGAGCCTGCGGAGTACCGCAGTCACTAG
- a CDS encoding DUF2530 domain-containing protein: MSDPVAEPTSAQRQWKTPPPLNPRLAEPDPIVLLGTALWGVASIVMVLVNQFTSADVTAAVWTCLAGTGLGLLGYGVLRWQRAASRSGSRSAQTGL, translated from the coding sequence GTGTCAGATCCTGTCGCCGAGCCGACCTCCGCCCAGCGGCAATGGAAGACCCCGCCGCCGCTGAATCCAAGACTCGCCGAGCCGGACCCGATCGTGCTGCTCGGTACCGCGCTGTGGGGCGTCGCCTCGATCGTCATGGTGCTGGTGAACCAGTTCACCAGTGCAGACGTCACCGCAGCGGTCTGGACCTGCCTCGCGGGCACCGGCCTGGGCCTACTCGGTTACGGGGTGCTCCGCTGGCAGCGAGCCGCCTCCCGCAGCGGCTCGCGCTCCGCCCAGACCGGCCTGTAG
- a CDS encoding sacsin N-terminal ATP-binding-like domain-containing protein: MTDGDSIQTMVADSFDTARLRDAVLLAWRSSPTRFREDANSEDDLRYGGYRDRLLVELAQNAADAAAEAGVAGTLRLRVVPGADADSPVELRAANTGTPLSADGVAALAALRASAKRGETSVGRFGVGFAAVLAVSAEPSVVSTTGAVAFSSVRTSAIVAAEPELAAVAAERENTVPVLRLVWPFEAEPAPDGFQTEVRLPLRPEVDANALIEDCAAQAADLLLALPGLTRIEIEDRSWERVDHADGRVTVHGPDGPRHWLCRRSAGVLSEDELGETGAEARRRRAWSVCWALPVDAEGTPEPLSIDRLHAPTQTDDVLSLPARLLATVPLEPNRRRVRPGSALDAVLAHAARTYAELPGAVDPVQRVAVVPAPGFPRSELDEMLRERVLDALRETAWLPVSTGGDVEARHAVVVDEATPELVGLLADVIPGLLTSELGQPRYSSILGSLGVRRLGPAEVVAELAGQTRTPQWWQQLYAALAPIADGLADRRSELGALPVPLIDGRIVTGPRDVLLPDAELTAFTESTTVDVTGLRIAHPDAVHVLLETLGARRAGPADLLDSDPVREAVAVGLDEAEAGGDVTSLVELVLGLVTEAGEGARPWLAALPLRDSDGEWRPADELMLAGAPLASVLAEDVPLGVLDDSFVQRWSAEVLRRVGVVSGFGVLVVADPTGPDHDLADEERWWAEIDGDANPPAELVAVRDLDLVAADAWPAALRLLRNEPDTWRALHSSGYTGWWLARYALIEGRPLRQWRLAGAEELTGLYDPIPASVLAELGDHAEELLAAVGVRTELRIAEPSDASELLARLADSSLSVSAGTTLRVHRALADAVAAGVLDVDSIDPPETLRTLTGAVAGADEVVVLDEPWVLAVGDPARCVAIADPDLVAAAETSAGSSTAAGLPAVPVDGAAVAVAPPTGSGGAVELAELLDLPFASDEWTGEVASTGRAESWSDHAGVVTVSDLLGSPIPDGVLWLHADLRVRSRDAEHSVPWWVAEDGAMHAAETSHGVARALAWRLDRWSLRHLFAALLEQPGAAALLS; the protein is encoded by the coding sequence GTGACCGACGGCGACTCGATCCAGACCATGGTTGCCGACTCCTTCGACACGGCTCGGCTGCGGGACGCGGTTCTGCTCGCCTGGCGCAGTTCGCCGACCCGGTTCCGGGAGGACGCCAACAGCGAGGACGACCTGCGCTACGGCGGCTATCGGGACCGGTTGCTGGTCGAGCTGGCCCAGAACGCGGCCGATGCCGCCGCCGAGGCGGGCGTCGCGGGAACCCTGCGTCTCCGCGTCGTGCCGGGGGCGGACGCCGACAGTCCGGTAGAGCTGCGTGCCGCGAACACCGGGACGCCGCTGTCCGCCGACGGCGTCGCCGCGCTGGCCGCGCTGCGGGCCTCCGCGAAACGCGGTGAGACCTCGGTGGGGCGCTTCGGCGTCGGATTCGCCGCCGTACTCGCCGTCAGCGCGGAACCCTCGGTGGTCTCCACGACCGGCGCCGTGGCCTTCTCCTCAGTGCGGACCAGCGCGATCGTGGCGGCCGAGCCCGAGTTGGCGGCGGTGGCCGCCGAACGCGAGAACACCGTGCCGGTGTTGCGGCTGGTCTGGCCGTTCGAGGCGGAACCGGCGCCGGATGGCTTCCAGACCGAGGTGCGGTTGCCGCTTCGACCGGAGGTCGACGCGAACGCGTTGATCGAGGACTGCGCGGCGCAGGCGGCCGATCTGCTGCTCGCCCTGCCCGGACTGACCCGCATCGAGATCGAGGACCGCAGTTGGGAGCGGGTCGATCATGCGGACGGGCGGGTCACCGTCCACGGTCCCGATGGTCCGCGACACTGGTTGTGCAGGCGCTCCGCAGGTGTCCTGAGTGAGGACGAGCTTGGCGAGACCGGCGCGGAGGCCCGCCGCCGTCGTGCCTGGTCGGTCTGTTGGGCGCTGCCCGTCGACGCCGAGGGGACGCCGGAGCCGCTGAGCATCGACCGACTGCACGCTCCGACGCAGACCGATGACGTGCTCTCGCTGCCCGCGCGGTTGCTGGCCACGGTTCCCCTGGAACCCAACCGGCGGCGGGTGCGGCCCGGCTCCGCGCTGGACGCCGTGCTGGCCCATGCCGCTCGGACCTACGCCGAGCTGCCCGGCGCGGTGGACCCTGTTCAGCGGGTCGCGGTGGTACCGGCCCCCGGCTTCCCGCGCTCCGAGCTGGACGAGATGCTGCGGGAACGGGTGCTCGACGCACTTCGGGAAACCGCCTGGTTGCCCGTCTCGACGGGCGGGGACGTCGAAGCGCGGCACGCGGTCGTCGTGGACGAGGCGACCCCGGAACTCGTCGGCCTGCTCGCCGACGTGATCCCCGGGTTGTTGACCTCGGAACTCGGGCAGCCCAGGTACAGCTCGATTCTCGGCTCGCTCGGTGTGCGTCGACTGGGACCGGCCGAGGTGGTCGCCGAACTCGCCGGACAGACCCGCACCCCGCAGTGGTGGCAGCAGCTGTACGCCGCGCTCGCGCCGATCGCCGATGGCTTGGCTGATCGCCGATCCGAGCTGGGCGCGCTGCCGGTGCCGTTGATCGACGGTCGGATCGTCACCGGTCCCCGGGATGTGCTGCTGCCCGATGCGGAGCTGACGGCGTTCACCGAATCGACGACCGTCGACGTCACCGGCCTGCGCATCGCGCATCCCGATGCGGTGCACGTGTTGTTGGAGACCCTGGGCGCGCGCCGCGCGGGGCCCGCCGACCTGTTGGACTCCGACCCGGTCCGCGAGGCCGTGGCGGTGGGCCTGGACGAGGCGGAGGCAGGCGGCGACGTCACCTCGCTCGTCGAACTGGTGCTCGGCCTGGTCACCGAGGCCGGCGAGGGCGCTCGCCCGTGGCTGGCCGCACTGCCGCTGCGTGACTCCGATGGCGAATGGCGACCGGCCGACGAACTGATGCTCGCCGGAGCCCCGCTGGCTTCGGTGCTGGCCGAGGATGTGCCCCTCGGCGTGCTCGACGACTCGTTCGTCCAACGCTGGTCGGCCGAGGTGCTGCGTCGGGTCGGCGTGGTGAGCGGCTTCGGTGTCCTGGTGGTGGCGGACCCGACCGGGCCCGACCACGATCTGGCCGACGAGGAACGCTGGTGGGCCGAGATCGACGGCGACGCGAACCCGCCCGCCGAGCTGGTGGCGGTGCGGGACCTAGACCTGGTCGCCGCCGATGCCTGGCCTGCGGCGCTGCGGTTGTTGCGCAATGAGCCGGACACCTGGCGGGCGCTGCACAGCTCCGGCTACACGGGGTGGTGGCTGGCCAGGTATGCGCTGATCGAGGGCAGGCCGCTGCGGCAGTGGCGGCTTGCGGGTGCCGAGGAGCTGACCGGGCTCTACGACCCGATCCCGGCGAGCGTGTTGGCCGAGCTCGGCGATCACGCCGAGGAGTTGCTGGCCGCCGTCGGCGTGCGCACCGAGCTACGCATCGCCGAGCCGTCGGACGCCTCGGAACTGCTGGCCAGGTTGGCGGACTCGTCGTTGTCGGTGTCGGCGGGCACGACGTTGCGGGTTCACCGCGCCCTCGCGGACGCGGTGGCGGCGGGGGTGCTGGATGTCGATTCGATCGATCCGCCGGAGACGCTGCGCACGTTGACCGGCGCGGTGGCGGGCGCCGACGAGGTCGTGGTCCTCGACGAGCCGTGGGTGTTGGCGGTCGGCGACCCGGCACGGTGCGTGGCCATCGCCGACCCGGACCTCGTCGCGGCGGCCGAGACATCGGCCGGTTCTTCGACAGCGGCAGGCCTGCCTGCGGTACCGGTCGATGGCGCTGCGGTCGCGGTCGCGCCGCCCACCGGCAGCGGCGGTGCGGTGGAACTCGCCGAGCTGCTCGACCTGCCGTTCGCCTCGGACGAGTGGACCGGCGAGGTCGCCTCGACCGGTCGGGCCGAGAGCTGGTCGGACCATGCAGGCGTCGTCACGGTGTCCGACCTTCTGGGCAGCCCGATACCGGACGGGGTGCTGTGGTTGCACGCCGATCTGCGGGTTCGCTCTCGCGATGCCGAGCATTCGGTGCCGTGGTGGGTCGCCGAGGACGGTGCAATGCACGCGGCCGAGACCTCGCACGGCGTGGCGCGGGCCTTGGCGTGGCGGCTGGATCGTTGGTCGCTACGACACCTGTTCGCCGCGCTGTTGGAGCAGCCCGGTGCGGCAGCGCTGTTGAGCTGA
- a CDS encoding MarR family winged helix-turn-helix transcriptional regulator has protein sequence MSDFDDSGLASRLRLAVVRLNRRLRAQRADSSATLTQLSALSCLHKCGPLTPGELAAKENVQPPSMTRVISALEEAGFVSRRPHPTDGRQAIVELTSQGRGYIKAEVSAREQWLEQRLAALDESERAVLSQASEIIERVAGS, from the coding sequence GTGTCGGACTTTGACGACTCCGGGCTTGCCAGCAGACTTCGCCTCGCGGTGGTGCGGCTCAATCGCCGACTCCGAGCCCAGCGAGCCGATTCCTCGGCGACGCTGACCCAGCTCTCCGCGTTGTCCTGCCTGCACAAGTGCGGGCCGTTGACCCCCGGAGAGTTGGCCGCCAAGGAGAACGTGCAGCCGCCCTCGATGACCAGGGTGATCAGCGCCCTGGAAGAGGCGGGCTTCGTCAGCAGACGTCCCCATCCCACCGACGGAAGACAGGCCATCGTCGAGCTGACCTCGCAGGGCCGGGGCTACATCAAGGCCGAGGTCAGCGCGAGAGAGCAGTGGCTCGAACAGCGGTTGGCCGCCCTCGACGAGTCCGAACGGGCGGTCCTCTCACAGGCGTCGGAGATCATCGAGCGGGTAGCGGGGAGCTGA
- a CDS encoding NCS2 family permease, with the protein MASAQEDRPADADKDVRSKDSTRAGAAAGRGRGSVVDRFFKISERGSSVGREVRGGVVTFVTMAYIIVLNPLILGSFAADDPSAKVDVLGGILTVPQVAAVTALVAGVMTLLFGLIANYPFGFAAGLGINTLVAVTIVPQVTWAEAMGLVVINGVLILVLVATGFRTAVFNAVPPELKAAIAAGIGLFICFIGLVDAGFVRRLPDAANTTVPVGLGINGSVASWPTAIFVFGVLLTGILVARKVRGAILIGVAVATVVSIAIEPLVDAGRGGPDNAEGWSLSYPALPPDIFSLPDLSLVGEFSFGAFVRLPIITVCLLIFTLLLANFFDAMGTFTGLGREAGLIDEKDQLPGVGKALFVEGVGAVAGGAASASSNTVFVESASGIAEGARTGLANVVTGLLFLGAMFLTPLYQVVPIEAAAPALVVVGALMIGQVRHIDFSDFTIALPAFLTIVVMPFTYSIANGIGAGFVSYVLLRAATGKARGIHPLLWVVAAAFVLYFAVGPIQALFAG; encoded by the coding sequence ATGGCTTCGGCGCAGGAAGATCGACCGGCGGACGCAGACAAGGACGTCCGGTCGAAGGATTCGACGCGGGCGGGCGCCGCTGCCGGCCGGGGCCGAGGCTCGGTGGTGGACCGGTTCTTCAAGATCTCCGAGCGGGGTTCCTCGGTGGGCCGCGAGGTCCGAGGCGGCGTGGTCACGTTCGTCACGATGGCCTACATCATCGTGCTGAACCCGCTGATCCTCGGCAGCTTCGCGGCCGACGACCCCAGCGCGAAGGTCGACGTCCTGGGCGGAATCCTGACGGTCCCGCAGGTTGCGGCGGTGACCGCGCTGGTCGCGGGTGTGATGACCCTGCTGTTCGGCCTGATCGCCAACTATCCGTTCGGCTTCGCTGCGGGCCTGGGCATCAACACGCTGGTGGCCGTGACGATCGTGCCGCAGGTGACCTGGGCCGAGGCCATGGGACTGGTCGTCATCAACGGCGTGTTGATCCTGGTCCTGGTCGCGACCGGGTTCCGCACGGCGGTCTTCAACGCGGTCCCGCCCGAACTGAAGGCCGCGATCGCGGCGGGCATCGGCCTGTTCATCTGCTTCATCGGGCTGGTCGACGCCGGGTTCGTGCGCAGATTGCCCGACGCCGCGAACACCACCGTCCCGGTCGGCCTCGGCATCAACGGCTCGGTGGCATCCTGGCCGACCGCGATCTTCGTCTTCGGCGTGCTGCTCACCGGAATCCTGGTGGCCAGGAAGGTGCGGGGCGCGATCCTGATCGGCGTGGCGGTGGCCACCGTGGTCTCCATCGCGATCGAGCCGCTGGTGGACGCAGGCCGTGGCGGCCCGGACAACGCGGAGGGCTGGAGCCTGAGCTACCCCGCGTTGCCGCCGGACATCTTCTCGCTGCCGGATCTCTCGCTGGTCGGTGAGTTCTCCTTCGGCGCTTTCGTTCGGCTGCCGATCATCACGGTCTGCCTGCTGATCTTCACGCTCCTGCTCGCGAACTTCTTCGACGCGATGGGGACCTTCACCGGTCTGGGACGGGAAGCCGGTCTCATCGACGAGAAGGATCAGCTGCCCGGGGTGGGCAAGGCGCTGTTCGTGGAGGGCGTCGGCGCGGTGGCCGGTGGCGCGGCGTCGGCCTCGTCGAACACGGTGTTCGTCGAGTCGGCCTCGGGTATCGCCGAGGGTGCGCGCACCGGGTTGGCCAACGTGGTGACCGGCCTGCTGTTCCTGGGCGCGATGTTCCTCACGCCGCTCTACCAGGTGGTCCCGATCGAGGCGGCCGCCCCGGCGTTGGTCGTGGTCGGTGCCCTGATGATCGGACAGGTCCGGCACATCGACTTCAGCGATTTCACCATCGCGCTGCCCGCCTTCCTGACCATCGTCGTGATGCCGTTCACCTACTCGATCGCCAACGGCATCGGCGCCGGTTTCGTGAGCTACGTGCTGCTGCGGGCGGCGACCGGCAAGGCGCGTGGCATCCACCCACTGCTCTGGGTGGTCGCGGCCGCCTTCGTCCTCTACTTCGCGGTCGGCCCGATCCAGGCCTTGTTCGCGGGCTGA
- a CDS encoding MFS transporter codes for MFASLRVRNYRLYASGQIISLIGTWMQRIAQDWLVLKLSGDSPVALGIAIALQFLPTLALTLWAGVLADRLDKRKILLVVQVGIAACALGLGVLDLSGVVALWHVYVFCVLLGCFTAVETPARQSFVMEMVGREQVANAVALNSMTFNTARIIGPGVAGYVIAAIGTGWLFVANAVSVGAVILGLLLMDSAKLYRSPPVPRGKGQLREGLRYVRSRPDLTVLMVLVFLLSTFGMNYNTTLPVMANNFFQTGPEGLGQLSMLMALGTLSGGALAARRSKNGKPRLRLLLSAGFVFGLLAMVSALMPSFWAFGLLLIPVGFTFMTFNLSANATVQLTVDPTMRGRVMGLYMLVLLGGMPLGSTLSGWLAEQVSVPTPIFVGGVISVVAALVSAAVLMRVGGLRLRSVLGTRATRTRGASTAAKAEPAPAATADTTDLPAVALPEAAAPEVAVPPEALPENRTVAPPLDSVESPASTNGVTERGTDVEFRSTRRSGD; via the coding sequence ATGTTCGCATCCCTGCGAGTCCGCAACTACCGGCTCTATGCCAGCGGACAGATCATCTCCCTGATCGGCACCTGGATGCAGCGCATCGCCCAGGATTGGCTGGTCCTCAAACTGTCCGGCGACAGCCCGGTGGCACTGGGTATCGCCATCGCGCTGCAGTTCCTGCCGACGCTGGCCCTCACCCTCTGGGCGGGAGTGCTCGCCGATCGACTCGACAAGCGCAAGATCCTGCTGGTGGTACAGGTCGGGATTGCGGCCTGCGCCCTGGGGCTGGGCGTGCTCGATCTCTCCGGGGTGGTCGCACTCTGGCACGTCTACGTCTTCTGTGTGCTGCTCGGTTGCTTCACCGCCGTGGAGACACCCGCGCGACAGTCGTTCGTGATGGAGATGGTCGGGCGTGAGCAGGTGGCCAACGCCGTCGCGCTGAACTCGATGACCTTCAACACCGCGCGGATCATCGGCCCCGGTGTCGCGGGTTATGTGATCGCGGCCATCGGCACCGGCTGGTTGTTCGTGGCCAACGCGGTGAGTGTCGGCGCGGTCATCCTCGGCCTGTTGCTGATGGACAGCGCGAAGCTGTACCGGTCGCCACCGGTACCCCGAGGCAAGGGTCAGCTCCGGGAGGGACTGCGCTATGTGCGCAGCAGGCCGGACCTGACCGTGTTGATGGTGCTGGTCTTCCTGCTGAGTACCTTCGGCATGAACTACAACACGACGCTGCCGGTGATGGCGAACAACTTCTTCCAGACCGGGCCCGAAGGTCTCGGACAGCTGTCGATGCTGATGGCGCTGGGAACCCTGAGCGGCGGTGCGCTGGCGGCGCGTCGAAGCAAGAACGGCAAACCGAGACTGCGATTGCTGCTCTCCGCCGGGTTCGTGTTCGGCCTGTTGGCCATGGTTTCGGCCCTGATGCCGTCCTTCTGGGCCTTCGGTCTGCTGCTCATCCCGGTCGGGTTCACCTTCATGACGTTCAACCTGTCGGCCAACGCGACCGTGCAACTCACCGTCGATCCGACGATGCGTGGTCGGGTCATGGGCCTGTACATGTTGGTGCTGCTGGGCGGTATGCCGTTGGGCAGCACGCTGTCGGGTTGGCTGGCGGAACAGGTGAGCGTGCCGACGCCGATCTTCGTCGGTGGAGTGATCTCGGTGGTCGCCGCGCTGGTCTCGGCCGCGGTGTTGATGCGGGTCGGCGGCCTGCGATTGCGCAGTGTGCTCGGGACGCGGGCCACCAGGACGCGGGGTGCGTCCACTGCGGCGAAGGCCGAGCCTGCCCCGGCCGCGACCGCCGACACCACGGATCTACCCGCGGTCGCACTACCCGAGGCCGCCGCGCCGGAGGTGGCGGTTCCCCCGGAAGCCCTGCCGGAGAACCGGACCGTTGCGCCGCCACTCGATTCCGTCGAGTCGCCCGCCTCGACCAACGGTGTCACCGAGCGCGGCACCGACGTCGAATTCCGCTCGACCCGCCGATCGGGGGACTGA
- a CDS encoding glutamate--cysteine ligase: MGNDPAGRSFSPEDRQRFRQKVQRCLDALARMLAEGSFSPDRDHIGLEIELNLIDSLGRPAMANNEVLRAIDDPSFQSELGQHNIEINVRPRPLGGDEALLLEQELRDSLQDAERKAQSAGAGLAMIGILPTLRAQHFDPHWLSSKDRYSMLNHEIISSRGEDVMLNMEGEPLPGREREKLHSYADSILPESACTSVQLHLQVTPEDFADHWNAAQCLAGAQVAISANSPFLLDRALWHETRIPLVEQSTDTRPEELKNQGVRPRAWFGERWITSIFDLFEENARYFPALMRETDDEDPLEALKAGRAPRLSELRLHNGTVWRWNRPVYDVVDGQPHLRVENRVLPAGPTVIDTIANAAFFYGAQRALADQERPLWSQMSFHAAEENLYSGARHGMDAQLFWPGRGWTPPHELVLRTLLPMAHDGLRRCGVSDAARERYLAVIEQRCLTRQTGASWQRARVTDLEERGADRPAALQRMLQEYVELMHRGEPVHTWPIG, translated from the coding sequence ATGGGGAATGATCCGGCCGGCAGGTCGTTCAGTCCCGAAGACCGTCAACGATTCCGACAGAAGGTGCAGCGCTGCCTGGACGCGCTGGCGCGGATGCTCGCCGAAGGAAGCTTCTCCCCGGATCGGGATCACATCGGCCTGGAGATCGAGTTGAACCTCATCGACTCGCTCGGCCGGCCTGCGATGGCCAACAACGAGGTGTTGCGGGCGATCGACGATCCCTCGTTCCAGTCGGAATTGGGCCAGCACAACATCGAGATCAACGTGCGACCGCGCCCCCTCGGTGGCGACGAGGCCCTGTTGTTGGAGCAGGAGTTGCGGGACTCGCTGCAGGACGCGGAACGAAAAGCCCAGTCCGCAGGCGCCGGCCTGGCCATGATCGGGATCCTGCCGACGTTACGGGCTCAACATTTCGACCCGCACTGGTTGTCGAGCAAGGATCGCTACTCCATGCTCAACCACGAGATCATCTCGTCGCGCGGCGAGGACGTGATGCTGAACATGGAGGGTGAGCCGCTGCCCGGTCGGGAGCGGGAGAAGCTACACAGCTACGCCGACTCGATCCTCCCCGAGTCCGCGTGCACCTCGGTCCAGCTGCATCTTCAGGTCACGCCGGAGGACTTCGCCGATCATTGGAACGCCGCGCAGTGCCTGGCGGGGGCCCAGGTGGCGATCTCGGCGAACTCCCCGTTCCTGCTGGATCGCGCGCTCTGGCACGAGACCCGGATTCCACTGGTGGAGCAGTCCACCGACACCCGTCCGGAGGAGTTGAAGAATCAGGGCGTCCGGCCGAGGGCCTGGTTCGGGGAACGCTGGATCACCTCGATCTTCGATCTGTTCGAGGAGAATGCGCGCTACTTCCCGGCGCTCATGCGGGAGACCGACGACGAGGATCCGTTGGAGGCACTCAAGGCCGGTCGCGCGCCCCGGCTGTCGGAGTTGCGGCTGCACAACGGCACGGTGTGGCGTTGGAATCGGCCGGTGTACGACGTGGTGGACGGTCAACCGCATCTGCGCGTCGAGAACCGGGTGTTGCCTGCCGGTCCGACCGTGATCGACACCATCGCCAACGCCGCGTTCTTCTACGGGGCGCAGCGAGCGCTGGCCGATCAGGAACGTCCGTTGTGGAGCCAGATGTCCTTCCATGCCGCCGAGGAGAACCTCTATTCGGGCGCGCGCCATGGGATGGATGCCCAGCTGTTCTGGCCCGGCCGTGGCTGGACGCCGCCGCATGAGCTGGTGTTGCGGACGCTGCTGCCGATGGCGCACGACGGACTCCGCCGCTGCGGGGTGTCGGATGCGGCCCGCGAGCGCTATCTCGCGGTCATCGAGCAACGCTGTCTCACCAGACAGACCGGCGCGAGTTGGCAGCGGGCCCGGGTGACCGATCTGGAGGAGCGGGGTGCCGACCGGCCCGCCGCCCTACAGCGGATGCTGCAGGAGTACGTCGAGCTGATGCATCGGGGCGAGCCGGTGCACACCTGGCCCATCGGCTGA